The Deltaproteobacteria bacterium genome includes a window with the following:
- a CDS encoding histone deacetylase, which yields MRNTGIFFHPLMSEGDWPIIGNKFRGFPQALGDVLELPNVTLYTSEPVQEELLLKVHTPSLLSRVKDAWYYQGALRAVGGCVAAAQGIAEGRLKNALVFSVAAGHHASPSSAWGGTYLSCTGPTVVHLRERYGWKRVAIIDTDCHHGDGTRAVFEKDKDVLHVCFCDIDWVSEDGTKFDVDVGWRTSDQEYLQRVKEEFEPRVREFHPQLIFHNFGHDTCQGDYGDRGLTPDFFPVLAKMIKDVADQICGGGYIVITHGGARADVAKRIFPEIARILAS from the coding sequence ATGAGGAACACGGGTATATTCTTTCATCCCCTCATGTCAGAAGGGGATTGGCCCATCATCGGGAACAAGTTCAGGGGCTTCCCCCAGGCCTTGGGGGATGTCCTTGAACTGCCCAACGTTACGCTCTATACCTCTGAGCCGGTCCAAGAGGAGCTCTTACTCAAGGTCCACACCCCCTCACTCCTGAGCAGGGTGAAAGATGCCTGGTACTACCAGGGTGCCCTGCGGGCGGTGGGGGGGTGTGTAGCCGCTGCACAGGGGATAGCAGAGGGTCGCCTGAAAAACGCCCTGGTCTTTTCCGTCGCGGCTGGTCATCATGCCAGTCCTTCCTCGGCATGGGGAGGGACGTATCTTTCCTGCACGGGTCCAACGGTAGTCCATCTGCGCGAAAGGTACGGTTGGAAAAGGGTTGCTATAATCGATACCGACTGCCATCACGGAGATGGGACGAGGGCGGTCTTTGAAAAAGACAAAGATGTTTTACATGTCTGTTTTTGCGACATTGACTGGGTATCCGAGGACGGCACCAAGTTCGATGTAGATGTGGGTTGGAGGACCAGTGACCAGGAGTACCTGCAGCGAGTAAAGGAAGAGTTTGAACCCCGAGTGAGAGAGTTTCACCCCCAACTGATCTTTCATAACTTCGGACACGATACCTGTCAGGGGGACTATGGCGATCGCGGCCTCACCCCTGACTTTTTTCCCGTCTTGGCAAAGATGATAAAGGATGTGGCGGACCAGATCTGTGGCGGGGGGTATATCGTGATCACCCATGGGGGAGCCCGCGCAGATGTGGCAAAGCGGATCTTCCCTGAGATTGCCCGCATCTTGGCCTCATGA
- the ispD gene encoding 2-C-methyl-D-erythritol 4-phosphate cytidylyltransferase, translating to MKNTAIILGAGAGKRFKREIPKQFLLLSGRPIIVHTVEAFQRSPSIDTILVVVPKGWVQRCTADLKPYAVHKVEGIITGAETRQLSCWQALQYLKDDSPQIVVVHDAVRPLVTEEMVKVAVQEGREGMTFGLRAVDTLVECLDGKIVRVLPREQIYQIQTPQSFPFRILWDAHLKALEAGIRGASDDAGLVLKAGYKVKIIAGDPRNAKITGPVDLELAERLLQQR from the coding sequence ATGAAGAACACGGCCATCATATTGGGGGCAGGGGCAGGCAAAAGGTTCAAGAGGGAGATCCCCAAGCAATTTCTCCTTTTGAGCGGGAGGCCCATTATCGTCCACACAGTAGAGGCCTTTCAGCGTTCCCCCTCCATTGATACCATCTTGGTGGTGGTACCCAAAGGATGGGTTCAGAGGTGCACCGCGGACCTAAAGCCCTACGCAGTCCATAAGGTAGAAGGGATAATTACCGGGGCGGAGACTAGGCAGCTATCCTGCTGGCAGGCCCTGCAATACCTGAAGGATGATTCACCTCAGATAGTCGTCGTGCATGATGCCGTCCGCCCCCTGGTGACCGAGGAGATGGTTAAGGTGGCCGTCCAGGAAGGTCGTGAGGGGATGACCTTCGGACTGCGGGCTGTGGACACCTTGGTGGAATGCCTAGATGGGAAGATCGTCAGAGTACTCCCTCGTGAACAGATATATCAGATCCAGACCCCGCAATCCTTTCCCTTCCGCATCCTGTGGGATGCCCACCTCAAGGCCCTGGAGGCAGGGATCAGGGGGGCCAGCGACGATGCCGGGTTGGTGCTGAAGGCGGGATATAAGGTAAAGATAATAGCAGGAGATCCACGCAACGCAAAGATCACGGGCCCGGTTGATCTGGAGCTGGCGGAGCGCCTGCTTCAACAGAGGTAA
- the mutS gene encoding DNA mismatch repair protein MutS, whose amino-acid sequence MVFSWEGVKANPQEVLEVAVKKDLTPMMRQYLRIKGEYQDCILFFRMGDFYEMFFEDAKIASKVLEIALTSREKGDREKIPLCGVPCHAAAPYIGKLIEKGYKVAICEQVSDARGSKGLVEREVTQVITPGMVVEGETLKEKENNFLMSLCPGERGYGLAFLDLSTGEFKGCRVNGEGLLLSEVTKNRPQEAVAPEELKDEGLLDDLKREFPSMVVNYLPDFYYQPGAEAGSTGDFMGELIPSWVMEEPFHAAAAALHYVYKNQKTDVGHIRPLSLYRVEDYLILDETTQRNLELFTSLGGRGKRGTLLEVLDETITAMGGRSLRGWLSYPLMDVGKIEKRLEAVAQLKEIPLARAELRELLEDVYDLERLNARVTMGRSNPRDLVALKTTLKVIPNIKEQLADFTSPLLKEIRGDLDELGEVVEWIEDAIVEDPPLTLIEGGIIRDGYDKELDELRGISRDGKGWIARLEVQERQRTGISSLKVRYNQVFGYYIEVTRANLNLVPENYIRKQTLTNAERFITPQLKEYESKVLGAEEKIKSLEYELFRHLRERVAGQNRRIQGTASALATLDALLSLAEVADKYGYNRPRITEEDEIVILEGRHPVVERMGQLEPFVPNDARLNCGENQLIIITGPNMAGKSTYIRQVALIVLMAQLGGFVPAKEAAIGLVDRIFTRVGASDNLAMGESTFMVEMRETAGILKETTPRSLVILDEIGRGTSTFDGLSIAWAVAEYLYDKKGPKVLFATHYHELTELAMTKPRVRNYNVAVSEWNGEIIFLRRIVEGGTSRSYGIQVARLAGLPEEVVERAKEVLANLEKGELDEKGLPRLARSKGRGGDQERGQLSLLGGKYGLLYRKLKGIDPDRLTPLEALHLLYQWKKMVEEGD is encoded by the coding sequence ATGGTATTTTCATGGGAGGGAGTTAAAGCAAACCCTCAAGAAGTTTTGGAGGTTGCCGTGAAGAAGGATCTCACCCCCATGATGAGACAATACCTGCGGATAAAGGGGGAATATCAGGATTGTATCCTCTTCTTCCGGATGGGGGATTTTTACGAGATGTTTTTCGAAGATGCCAAGATCGCCTCCAAGGTCTTAGAGATAGCCCTTACCTCCAGGGAAAAAGGAGATAGAGAGAAGATCCCCCTATGTGGAGTTCCTTGTCATGCTGCTGCCCCGTACATCGGCAAGTTGATCGAGAAGGGCTACAAGGTGGCCATCTGCGAACAAGTGAGCGATGCCAGGGGCTCAAAAGGGCTGGTGGAAAGGGAGGTTACCCAGGTGATCACCCCAGGGATGGTGGTGGAGGGGGAAACCCTCAAGGAAAAGGAGAATAACTTTTTGATGAGCCTTTGCCCGGGAGAAAGGGGTTACGGCCTCGCCTTTCTAGACCTCTCCACAGGCGAGTTCAAGGGGTGCCGGGTAAATGGAGAGGGGCTCCTCCTGAGTGAGGTGACAAAGAACAGGCCACAAGAGGCCGTTGCCCCTGAAGAATTAAAGGATGAGGGGCTCCTGGACGATCTGAAAAGGGAGTTCCCCTCGATGGTGGTGAATTATTTACCCGATTTCTACTATCAACCTGGGGCAGAGGCCGGTTCAACGGGTGACTTCATGGGGGAATTGATCCCTTCATGGGTGATGGAGGAGCCCTTCCATGCTGCTGCTGCTGCCTTGCATTATGTCTATAAGAACCAGAAGACCGATGTAGGACATATCAGGCCCCTGTCCCTCTACAGGGTAGAGGATTACTTGATCTTGGATGAGACGACGCAGAGGAACCTCGAGCTGTTCACTTCTCTGGGGGGCAGGGGGAAGAGGGGTACCCTCCTAGAGGTCTTGGATGAGACGATCACCGCCATGGGGGGCAGGAGTCTGAGGGGGTGGCTCTCCTATCCCCTCATGGATGTAGGGAAGATCGAGAAGCGGCTGGAGGCCGTTGCCCAGCTCAAAGAGATCCCTTTGGCGCGGGCCGAGCTCAGGGAACTCCTAGAGGATGTCTATGATCTGGAGAGGCTCAACGCCAGGGTGACGATGGGGAGATCCAACCCCCGGGATCTGGTTGCCCTGAAGACTACCTTGAAGGTGATTCCAAATATAAAAGAGCAATTAGCGGACTTTACCTCTCCCTTGTTGAAGGAGATCAGGGGAGATTTGGACGAATTGGGGGAGGTGGTCGAATGGATAGAAGATGCCATCGTTGAGGACCCACCCCTCACCCTCATTGAGGGGGGGATCATCAGGGACGGATATGACAAGGAGCTCGATGAGCTGAGGGGGATAAGCCGAGATGGCAAAGGGTGGATTGCCCGATTGGAAGTTCAGGAACGCCAGCGCACAGGGATCTCCTCCCTAAAGGTGAGGTACAATCAGGTCTTCGGATACTATATTGAGGTCACCAGGGCCAACCTGAATCTGGTCCCTGAGAATTACATACGTAAGCAGACCCTGACCAATGCCGAAAGGTTTATCACCCCCCAGCTGAAGGAGTACGAGAGCAAGGTCTTGGGTGCAGAGGAGAAGATCAAATCCTTGGAGTACGAGCTCTTCCGCCACCTCCGGGAGCGGGTGGCAGGACAGAACCGGAGAATTCAGGGCACAGCCTCTGCCCTGGCTACCCTCGATGCCCTCCTATCCTTGGCTGAGGTGGCGGACAAGTATGGATATAACAGGCCTCGGATCACAGAGGAGGATGAGATCGTCATCCTCGAGGGGAGACATCCGGTCGTCGAACGGATGGGTCAGCTCGAGCCCTTTGTCCCTAACGACGCCCGCCTGAACTGTGGGGAGAACCAACTGATCATAATCACCGGCCCCAACATGGCAGGCAAGTCCACCTATATCCGGCAGGTGGCCCTCATCGTCCTGATGGCCCAGCTAGGAGGATTTGTACCCGCCAAGGAGGCAGCCATCGGCTTGGTGGATAGGATCTTCACCCGGGTAGGGGCCTCGGACAATCTGGCCATGGGGGAGAGCACCTTTATGGTGGAGATGAGGGAGACAGCGGGTATATTGAAGGAGACAACACCCAGGAGTTTGGTGATATTGGACGAGATAGGCAGGGGCACCAGTACCTTTGATGGCCTCAGCATCGCCTGGGCAGTGGCGGAATACCTGTACGATAAAAAAGGCCCCAAGGTCCTCTTTGCCACCCATTATCATGAGCTTACCGAGCTGGCCATGACCAAACCCAGGGTGAGGAATTACAATGTAGCGGTGAGTGAGTGGAACGGGGAGATCATCTTCCTCAGGAGGATAGTGGAGGGGGGGACGAGTCGCAGCTATGGTATCCAGGTGGCCAGGCTGGCCGGCCTGCCCGAGGAGGTGGTGGAACGGGCCAAGGAGGTACTGGCCAATTTGGAAAAGGGGGAGTTGGATGAGAAGGGCTTACCCAGGCTAGCCCGGTCCAAGGGGAGAGGGGGAGATCAAGAGAGGGGTCAGTTGAGCCTCTTGGGGGGAAAGTATGGTCTGTTATACAGAAAGCTTAAAGGGATCGATCCCGATCGCTTGACCCCTTTAGAGGCCCTTCATCTCCTATATCAATGGAAAAAGATGGTGGAAGAGGGGGATTGA
- a CDS encoding protein-L-isoaspartate(D-aspartate) O-methyltransferase → MEKDGGRGGLKPTDFALTRKKMVQEQLVARRIKDERVLRAMVKVPRHIFLGEGFWPQAYGDFPLPIGEGQTISQPYIVALMTEALELRGDEKVLEIGTGSGYQAAILAELAERVFTIERISSLAARARRILDELGYPNVLIKVSDGTYGWEEEAPFDGIIVTAGAPEVPQTLLRQLKTGGRLVVPVGDEYSQILLRLVRKEKGYKEDDLGGCRFVKLIGDHGWKAER, encoded by the coding sequence ATGGAAAAAGATGGTGGAAGAGGGGGATTGAAGCCGACGGATTTTGCCCTGACCAGAAAAAAGATGGTCCAAGAGCAGCTTGTGGCCAGGAGGATAAAGGATGAGAGGGTCCTGAGGGCCATGGTGAAGGTCCCTCGACATATCTTTTTGGGAGAGGGGTTTTGGCCTCAGGCCTATGGCGATTTCCCCTTGCCCATAGGAGAGGGACAAACCATCTCTCAACCTTATATTGTGGCCCTGATGACCGAGGCCTTGGAGCTGAGGGGTGATGAAAAGGTCTTGGAGATCGGGACCGGCTCCGGATACCAGGCGGCCATCTTGGCGGAGCTGGCGGAGAGGGTCTTCACCATAGAGCGAATTAGCTCTCTGGCAGCCAGGGCCAGGAGGATCTTGGATGAGCTGGGTTATCCCAATGTCCTGATAAAGGTTTCTGATGGTACTTATGGGTGGGAGGAAGAGGCCCCTTTTGATGGGATCATCGTCACCGCCGGGGCCCCTGAGGTCCCGCAAACCCTTTTGCGGCAGCTGAAAACAGGGGGTAGGCTGGTGGTACCTGTGGGGGATGAATACTCTCAAATCCTCCTCAGGTTGGTGAGAAAGGAGAAGGGGTACAAGGAGGATGATTTGGGGGGGTGCCGGTTTGTGAAGTTGATCGGAGATCATGGATGGAAGGCAGAAAGGTAA
- a CDS encoding TIGR00725 family protein, with the protein MEGRKVKGQIGVIGAGKCPSEVYEIAREVGGEIARRGFSLVCGGLGGVMEAACRGAKEAGGTTIGILPTSNRMDANPYVDLVIPTGLGHARNILVVQASDALVAIDGGAGTLSEIAIALKVGKPIVGIRTWKLEGKVPLVEGGREAVGMLINML; encoded by the coding sequence ATGGAAGGCAGAAAGGTAAAGGGACAGATAGGGGTCATCGGCGCAGGAAAGTGCCCTTCAGAGGTCTACGAGATCGCCCGGGAGGTAGGTGGTGAGATCGCCAGAAGGGGGTTTTCCTTGGTCTGCGGTGGTCTGGGAGGGGTGATGGAGGCGGCCTGCCGCGGGGCCAAGGAGGCAGGGGGTACTACCATCGGCATCCTACCCACCAGCAACAGGATGGACGCCAACCCATACGTCGATCTGGTCATACCCACGGGTCTGGGTCACGCCAGGAACATCCTCGTTGTCCAGGCCTCAGATGCACTGGTGGCCATCGATGGGGGGGCCGGAACCCTCTCAGAGATTGCCATTGCCCTCAAAGTGGGAAAGCCCATTGTGGGGATCAGGACCTGGAAGCTAGAGGGTAAAGTCCCTCTGGTAGAGGGGGGGCGGGAAGCAGTGGGCATGCTTATTAACATGCTTTAA
- a CDS encoding M23 family metallopeptidase, with amino-acid sequence MMRFIPVFLVVLLVFSSGCRHHRGVYRGVQHGVYHTVERHQTLWRICKTYGVDMDKVARINRIKDKNKIEVGQRIFIPGAKKALKVDVYIEDVTARRRPPAVRYGKGRFIWPVEGKVTAKFVMDGQRRHDGIDICASLGTPIRAADSGRVVYSDNKMRGYGNLLIIEHKDSFFTIYAHNQANLVKEEVWVKRGEVIANVGETGNATGPHLHFEIRKGSKPLDPLRFLP; translated from the coding sequence ATGATGAGGTTTATCCCTGTCTTCTTGGTCGTCCTTTTGGTCTTTTCTAGTGGGTGTCGGCACCACAGGGGTGTCTACCGTGGTGTCCAGCATGGCGTTTACCACACGGTAGAACGCCATCAGACCCTCTGGCGGATATGTAAGACCTATGGGGTTGATATGGACAAGGTGGCCAGAATAAACAGGATCAAGGATAAGAATAAGATAGAGGTGGGACAGCGGATCTTTATCCCCGGGGCCAAAAAGGCCTTGAAGGTGGATGTCTATATAGAAGATGTCACCGCTAGGAGGAGACCACCGGCGGTGAGATATGGGAAAGGGAGGTTTATATGGCCGGTAGAGGGGAAGGTGACAGCCAAGTTCGTTATGGATGGGCAAAGGAGGCATGATGGAATAGATATTTGTGCCTCTTTAGGCACCCCTATAAGGGCAGCGGATAGCGGCAGGGTGGTTTACAGCGATAATAAGATGAGGGGATATGGGAACCTCCTTATCATCGAGCACAAAGACAGTTTCTTTACCATCTATGCCCACAACCAGGCAAATTTGGTGAAGGAAGAGGTGTGGGTCAAGAGGGGTGAGGTCATCGCCAATGTTGGAGAAACGGGTAATGCCACGGGTCCTCACCTCCATTTTGAGATCCGTAAGGGGAGTAAGCCCCTGGATCCTTTGCGTTTTCTGCCCTAG